The following coding sequences are from one Pyxidicoccus xibeiensis window:
- a CDS encoding ATP-binding protein produces the protein MSSLPTDAGTALHGAPPLKHEPPRDVFHRSALDVVARLSSSAIALGWLVRLRWHAAAGQALTVLIATRGFGLDLPVLPLLALVATTVVSNLLLVIRLRHSHPVRPGLLGGVLAFDVLLLTGLLALSGGPANPFSVLYLVHVTLAALVLGPRWTVLLALLAVLGHASLFAAHVPLPEAAHPRDASGTDSLYQLGMWVACMLTAMVIAFVVARVAAALKDRQEAVVRAQQFAARAEKLASLSTLAAGAAHELGTPLGTIAIAANELESLILEEPHEALEDARLIRDEVERCRDILERMSARAGRTLGESPERTTAGAVLAGLREQLVAAELARVHFDAGADLHLWCPVRGLVQVLANLVRNGLQASDATQGHVTVTARGDADLLRFTVEDQGTGVPPALLARLGEPFFTTKPAGQGMGLGLFLTQTYAELCGGRLELASEEGKGTRVTLELPCRTEVAHAAR, from the coding sequence GTGTCCAGCCTGCCGACCGACGCCGGGACGGCCCTGCACGGTGCTCCGCCACTGAAGCACGAGCCGCCGCGCGACGTCTTCCATCGCTCCGCCCTGGATGTGGTGGCGCGGCTCTCCTCCAGTGCCATCGCGCTCGGCTGGCTCGTGCGGCTGCGCTGGCACGCCGCGGCGGGGCAGGCGCTCACGGTGCTCATCGCCACGCGGGGCTTCGGGCTGGACCTGCCGGTGCTGCCGCTGCTGGCGCTGGTGGCGACGACGGTGGTGTCCAACCTCCTGCTCGTCATCCGGCTCCGCCATTCCCACCCCGTGCGCCCGGGCCTGCTCGGCGGGGTGCTCGCGTTCGACGTGCTCCTGCTGACGGGGCTGCTCGCGCTCTCCGGCGGGCCCGCCAATCCCTTCAGCGTGCTGTACCTGGTCCACGTGACGCTCGCCGCGCTGGTGCTGGGCCCGCGCTGGACGGTGCTCCTCGCGCTGCTGGCGGTGCTGGGCCATGCGAGCCTCTTCGCCGCCCATGTCCCGTTGCCGGAGGCCGCGCATCCCCGGGATGCCAGCGGCACGGACTCGCTCTACCAGCTGGGCATGTGGGTGGCCTGCATGCTGACGGCGATGGTCATCGCCTTCGTGGTGGCGCGCGTCGCCGCGGCGCTGAAGGACCGGCAGGAGGCGGTGGTGCGGGCCCAGCAGTTCGCGGCGCGCGCGGAGAAGCTCGCATCGCTGAGCACGCTGGCCGCGGGCGCGGCGCACGAGCTGGGCACGCCGCTGGGCACCATCGCCATCGCCGCCAACGAGCTGGAGTCCCTCATCCTGGAGGAGCCCCACGAGGCGCTGGAGGACGCGCGCCTCATCCGCGACGAGGTGGAGCGGTGCCGGGACATCCTGGAGCGCATGAGCGCGCGGGCCGGCCGGACGCTCGGTGAGTCTCCCGAGCGGACCACGGCGGGCGCCGTGCTCGCCGGACTGCGGGAGCAGCTCGTCGCCGCGGAGCTGGCCCGGGTCCACTTCGATGCCGGGGCGGACCTTCACCTGTGGTGCCCCGTGCGGGGCCTGGTGCAGGTGCTGGCGAACCTCGTGCGCAACGGGCTGCAGGCCAGCGACGCCACGCAGGGGCACGTCACCGTGACGGCGCGCGGGGATGCGGACCTCTTGCGCTTCACGGTGGAGGACCAGGGCACCGGCGTACCGCCCGCGCTGCTGGCTCGCCTGGGCGAGCCCTTCTTCACCACCAAGCCCGCGGGGCAGGGGATGGGGCTGGGCCTCTTCCTCACCCAGACGTACGCCGAGCTGTGCGGCGGCCGGCTGGAGCTGGCCTCCGAGGAAGGGAAGGGGACGCGGGTGACGCTGGAGCTGCCCTGCCGGACGGAGGTGGCCCATGCGGCCCGGTGA
- a CDS encoding response regulator transcription factor translates to MRPGETQPTVLVVDDDEPYRERLVRAFGRKGFVAHGAASTKEALGRARELRPGYAVIDLRLQDGSGLDLVRELKAVDARTTMVVLTGYGSIATAVEAVRRGATHYLAKPADVDDILLAFAGATLPEGEAAAKEHEVPSLARAEWEHIQRVLADCGGNISQAARLLRIQRRSLQRKLAKHPVLK, encoded by the coding sequence ATGCGGCCCGGTGAGACGCAGCCCACGGTGCTCGTCGTGGACGATGACGAGCCCTACCGCGAGCGGCTGGTGCGCGCCTTCGGCCGCAAGGGCTTCGTGGCGCACGGCGCGGCCAGCACGAAGGAGGCGCTCGGGCGCGCCCGGGAGCTGCGCCCCGGCTACGCGGTCATCGACCTGCGCCTGCAGGACGGCTCCGGGCTGGACCTGGTGCGCGAGCTGAAGGCCGTGGACGCGCGCACGACGATGGTGGTCCTCACCGGGTACGGCAGCATCGCCACGGCGGTGGAGGCCGTGCGGCGGGGCGCCACGCACTACCTCGCCAAGCCCGCGGACGTGGACGACATCCTGCTCGCCTTCGCTGGCGCCACGCTGCCGGAGGGGGAGGCGGCGGCGAAGGAGCACGAGGTGCCCTCGCTGGCGCGCGCGGAGTGGGAGCACATCCAGCGCGTGCTCGCGGACTGTGGAGGCAACATCTCCCAGGCCGCGCGCCTGCTGCGCATCCAGCGCCGCAGCCTGCAGCGCAAGCTGGCCAAGCACCCCGTGCTGAAGTGA
- a CDS encoding M20/M25/M40 family metallo-hydrolase — MRLKRLLPALMLLSTTPALAEKSPASLKKDPELWVTLGTDTVESVRESFRSVGWEEPTQELVKGEATMFRVRESQLEKLATLMHEKFNRCAGFMTYETRDEAIASLTPAPALATQNLVTYTLDNAATATALMSSMTEANVRSTITLLAGYTTRYYTSTTGVNAVNALRSKWQGFIPAGRTDASVALFTHAAWAQPSVIFTIRGSTLPDEVVVVGGHLDSISSGSTAPGADDNASGIASFTEVIRVAMLRNYRPQRTVKFIGYAAEEVGLRGSKEIAAWHKNNGINVVGVLQLDMTNYKGSSVDAAIITDYTNAAQNTFLRNIITTRAGYTHTNSTCGYACSDHASWTNQGFAASIPHEATVSAGNRYIHTSSDTLTNSGGTANHALKFARIAASYVAELAKGTAQ, encoded by the coding sequence ATGCGCTTGAAGAGACTGTTGCCCGCCCTGATGTTGCTGAGCACCACGCCGGCCCTCGCCGAGAAGTCCCCGGCCTCGCTGAAGAAGGACCCGGAGCTCTGGGTCACCCTCGGCACCGACACAGTGGAGTCGGTCCGCGAGTCGTTCCGCAGCGTGGGCTGGGAGGAGCCCACGCAGGAGTTGGTGAAGGGCGAGGCCACGATGTTCCGCGTTCGCGAGTCGCAGCTGGAGAAGCTGGCGACGCTCATGCACGAGAAGTTCAACCGGTGCGCGGGCTTCATGACGTACGAGACGCGGGACGAGGCCATCGCCTCGCTGACGCCCGCGCCCGCGCTGGCGACGCAGAACCTCGTCACCTACACGCTCGACAACGCCGCGACGGCCACCGCGCTGATGAGCTCGATGACGGAGGCCAACGTCCGCAGCACCATCACCCTGCTGGCGGGCTACACGACGCGCTACTACACGTCGACCACGGGTGTGAACGCGGTCAACGCGCTGCGCAGCAAGTGGCAGGGCTTCATCCCGGCCGGGCGCACCGACGCCAGCGTGGCGCTGTTCACCCACGCCGCCTGGGCCCAGCCGTCCGTCATCTTCACCATCCGCGGCAGCACCCTGCCCGACGAGGTGGTGGTGGTGGGCGGGCACCTGGACTCCATCAGCTCCGGCAGCACCGCGCCGGGCGCGGATGACAACGCGTCGGGCATCGCGTCGTTCACCGAGGTCATCCGCGTGGCCATGCTCCGCAACTACCGGCCGCAGCGCACCGTGAAGTTCATCGGCTACGCCGCCGAGGAAGTCGGCCTGCGCGGCTCCAAGGAGATTGCCGCCTGGCACAAGAACAACGGCATCAACGTGGTGGGCGTGCTCCAGCTGGACATGACGAACTACAAGGGCTCCAGCGTGGATGCCGCCATCATCACCGACTACACCAACGCCGCGCAGAACACGTTCCTGCGCAACATCATCACCACCCGCGCCGGGTACACGCACACCAACTCCACGTGCGGTTATGCGTGCTCGGACCACGCCTCGTGGACCAACCAGGGCTTCGCCGCCTCCATCCCCCACGAGGCGACGGTGAGCGCGGGCAACCGGTACATCCACACGTCGAGCGACACGCTGACCAACTCCGGCGGCACGGCCAACCACGCGCTGAAGTTCGCGCGCATCGCCGCTTCGTACGTAGCGGAGCTCGCCAAGGGCACCGCGCAGTAG
- a CDS encoding TIGR02266 family protein — protein MGRNSASALDEYNALQEQQKRQPLSPEQEQRLELLRDVLLELGALPAPGSGQPARPARADAVLELTFATQDDVVRAYSKNIGAGGLAIRTSRPLPVGSTLELRITLPDAPQPLQAFGQVAWSREDGMGVAFTQLPAEGERRLKAFLTADASLLKRVRSVLKTDVVALLKTDVRELGKAPAPQAAEAQEVDTRPMVLVRLTDTRLMTLVTELFTQQGVRVVTETDKPAPIIVVDTGSALDVLRAAGRLGARVVMVNVSGPDSLVGRLTNLNPAAYVKSPATAASVLHAVARLLGPAEAR, from the coding sequence ATGGGACGAAACAGCGCCAGCGCCTTGGACGAGTACAACGCTCTCCAGGAGCAGCAGAAGCGCCAACCCCTGAGCCCGGAGCAGGAGCAGCGCCTGGAGCTGCTGCGTGACGTGCTGCTGGAGCTGGGCGCGCTGCCGGCGCCCGGGAGCGGGCAGCCCGCCCGGCCCGCGCGCGCGGATGCGGTGCTGGAGCTCACCTTCGCCACGCAGGACGACGTGGTGCGCGCGTACAGCAAGAACATCGGCGCGGGCGGCCTGGCCATCCGGACGTCGCGGCCGCTGCCGGTGGGCAGCACGCTGGAGCTGCGAATCACGCTTCCGGACGCGCCCCAGCCACTTCAAGCGTTCGGCCAGGTGGCCTGGTCGCGCGAGGACGGGATGGGCGTGGCCTTCACCCAGCTTCCCGCCGAGGGCGAGCGGCGGCTGAAGGCGTTCCTCACGGCGGACGCCTCGCTGCTCAAGCGGGTGCGCAGCGTCCTGAAGACGGACGTGGTGGCGCTGCTGAAGACGGACGTGCGCGAGCTGGGTAAGGCGCCCGCGCCCCAGGCCGCGGAGGCGCAGGAGGTGGACACGCGGCCGATGGTGCTGGTGCGGCTGACGGACACGCGGCTGATGACGCTCGTCACGGAGCTCTTCACCCAGCAGGGCGTCCGGGTGGTGACGGAGACGGACAAGCCGGCGCCCATCATCGTCGTGGATACGGGCTCGGCCCTGGACGTGCTCCGGGCCGCGGGCCGGCTGGGGGCGCGGGTCGTCATGGTCAACGTGAGCGGGCCGGATTCCCTGGTGGGCCGGCTGACGAACCTCAACCCCGCGGCGTACGTGAAGAGCCCGGCCACCGCGGCCTCGGTGCTCCACGCCGTGGCCCGCCTGCTGGGCCCCGCCGAGGCCCGCTGA